The proteins below come from a single Rosa rugosa chromosome 2, drRosRugo1.1, whole genome shotgun sequence genomic window:
- the LOC133729795 gene encoding transcription factor bHLH112-like isoform X1: MAEEYQGGICGGNWWSSASRHALVATSPCAVGFNDHMGSFGCPNDVDMIKSRSTCGGEININSSDVVSLNMDHDQDHVQNRHENTDISATDSTLQMIGFGLNSSSSALPSDLNQALLLRSSSGRGESNFHNSMLQEEMGSFKQPMNNQDFPLDQSSSSSGFPITSSPANNSYGGGFPSQLLQSLYDPEEVVVPQPQLQSLFNNGSSSMSYSSAESYGTLGSNDLLSSPTSSTTCWPRYSPSCLRPSLQPRQQQQQQPRGGSGSGGGGGLHFSNINTPFWNAPAAALNHDIRSTGLFPSLSQSQYTAPTAAIYDEHKPITSGNFTKPTTNEDVQDSSSSTVKKSGSSFCSSTEPVFKRARIETPSPLPTFKVRKEKLGDRITALQQLVSPFGKTDTASVLHEAIEYIKFLHDQVGVLSTPYMKNGAPMQHQQGCDKLKEAEQEGKHDLKSRGLCLVPISSTFPVANETTADFWTPTFGATSFR; the protein is encoded by the exons ATGGCAGAGGAGTATCAGGGCGGGATTTGCGGTGGCAACTGGTGGAGCAGTGCATCGAGACATGCGCTCGTGGCGACGTCGCCGTGTGCTGTAGGTTTCAATGATCATATGGGAAGCTTTGGCTGCCCGAACGACGTGGACATGATCAAGTCAAGGTCTACTTGCGGCGGTGAGATTAATATTAACTCATCAGATGTAGTCTCGCTTAATATGGATCATGATCAAGATCATGTTCAAAATCGTCATGAGAATACTGATATTTCTGCTACTGATTCAACCTTGCAAATGATAGGTTTTGGTCTTAATTCATCGTCTTCCGCACTGCCCTCAGATTTGAACCAAGCGTTGCTCCT TCGCAGTAGTAGTGGAAGAGGTGAGAGCAATTTTCATAATTCCATGCTCCAAGAAGAAATGGGTTCTTTCAAGCAGCCTATGAATAATCAAGATTTTCCATTAGACCAAAGCAGCTCCTCCTCTGGGTTTCCGATAACCTCATCGCCAGCTAATAATTCTTACGGTGGGGGCTTCCCTTCACAATTGTTGCAAAGTTTGTATGATCCGGAAGAAGTAGTTGTACCCCAACCACAGCTACAATCACTATTCAACAACGGCTCGTCATCCATGAGTTATTCTTCAGCTGAAAGTTATGGCACACTTGGTTCCAATGATTTATTATCATCACCAACTTCTAGTACTACCTGTTGGCCTAGATACTCTCCCAGCTGCCTAAGACCTTCCCTGCAGCCaaggcaacaacaacaacaacaacccagAGGCGGCAGTGGcagtggcggtggcggtggatTGCACTTTTCGAATATTAATACACCCTTCTGGAATGCTCCCGCGGCCGCTCTAAACCATGACATACGATCAACTGGTCTTTTTCCCTCATTGTCACAGTCACAATATACAGCACCTACTGCAGCAATATATGATGAACATAAACCCATTACTTCCGGTAACTTCACTAAG CCCACTACTAATGAAGATGTTCAGGACTCGAGCTCCAGTACAGTCAAGAAGAGCGGCAGCAGCTTCTGTAGTAGTACTGAACCAGTATTCAAAAGAGCTCGGATTGAAACACCTTCACCATTACCGACTTTTAAG GTTCGGAAAGAGAAGCTAGGGGACCGGATCACAGCTCTCCAGCAACTGGTTTCGCCTTTCGGAAAG aCTGATACAGCTTCTGTCCTCCACGAAGCTATTGAGTACATCAAATTCCTCCACGATCAAGTCGGT GTTTTAAGTACTCCATATATGAAAAATGGAGCTCCCATGCAACACCAACAG GGTTGTGATAAATTGAAGGAGGCAGAACAAGAAGGAAAGCACGATCTAAAAAGTCGAGGGTTGTGCTTGGTTCCAATTTCAAGTACATTCCCTGTTGCTAATGAGACCACGGCTGACTTTTGGACTCCGACATTTGGAGCAACGTCTTTCAGGTGA
- the LOC133729795 gene encoding transcription factor bHLH112-like isoform X3 has protein sequence MAEEYQGGICGGNWWSSASRHALVATSPCAVGFNDHMGSFGCPNDVDMIKSRSTCGGFGLNSSSSALPSDLNQALLLRSSSGRGESNFHNSMLQEEMGSFKQPMNNQDFPLDQSSSSSGFPITSSPANNSYGGGFPSQLLQSLYDPEEVVVPQPQLQSLFNNGSSSMSYSSAESYGTLGSNDLLSSPTSSTTCWPRYSPSCLRPSLQPRQQQQQQPRGGSGSGGGGGLHFSNINTPFWNAPAAALNHDIRSTGLFPSLSQSQYTAPTAAIYDEHKPITSGNFTKPTTNEDVQDSSSSTVKKSGSSFCSSTEPVFKRARIETPSPLPTFKVRKEKLGDRITALQQLVSPFGKTDTASVLHEAIEYIKFLHDQVLSTPYMKNGAPMQHQQGCDKLKEAEQEGKHDLKSRGLCLVPISSTFPVANETTADFWTPTFGATSFR, from the exons ATGGCAGAGGAGTATCAGGGCGGGATTTGCGGTGGCAACTGGTGGAGCAGTGCATCGAGACATGCGCTCGTGGCGACGTCGCCGTGTGCTGTAGGTTTCAATGATCATATGGGAAGCTTTGGCTGCCCGAACGACGTGGACATGATCAAGTCAAGGTCTACTTGCGGCG GTTTTGGTCTTAATTCATCGTCTTCCGCACTGCCCTCAGATTTGAACCAAGCGTTGCTCCT TCGCAGTAGTAGTGGAAGAGGTGAGAGCAATTTTCATAATTCCATGCTCCAAGAAGAAATGGGTTCTTTCAAGCAGCCTATGAATAATCAAGATTTTCCATTAGACCAAAGCAGCTCCTCCTCTGGGTTTCCGATAACCTCATCGCCAGCTAATAATTCTTACGGTGGGGGCTTCCCTTCACAATTGTTGCAAAGTTTGTATGATCCGGAAGAAGTAGTTGTACCCCAACCACAGCTACAATCACTATTCAACAACGGCTCGTCATCCATGAGTTATTCTTCAGCTGAAAGTTATGGCACACTTGGTTCCAATGATTTATTATCATCACCAACTTCTAGTACTACCTGTTGGCCTAGATACTCTCCCAGCTGCCTAAGACCTTCCCTGCAGCCaaggcaacaacaacaacaacaacccagAGGCGGCAGTGGcagtggcggtggcggtggatTGCACTTTTCGAATATTAATACACCCTTCTGGAATGCTCCCGCGGCCGCTCTAAACCATGACATACGATCAACTGGTCTTTTTCCCTCATTGTCACAGTCACAATATACAGCACCTACTGCAGCAATATATGATGAACATAAACCCATTACTTCCGGTAACTTCACTAAG CCCACTACTAATGAAGATGTTCAGGACTCGAGCTCCAGTACAGTCAAGAAGAGCGGCAGCAGCTTCTGTAGTAGTACTGAACCAGTATTCAAAAGAGCTCGGATTGAAACACCTTCACCATTACCGACTTTTAAG GTTCGGAAAGAGAAGCTAGGGGACCGGATCACAGCTCTCCAGCAACTGGTTTCGCCTTTCGGAAAG aCTGATACAGCTTCTGTCCTCCACGAAGCTATTGAGTACATCAAATTCCTCCACGATCAA GTTTTAAGTACTCCATATATGAAAAATGGAGCTCCCATGCAACACCAACAG GGTTGTGATAAATTGAAGGAGGCAGAACAAGAAGGAAAGCACGATCTAAAAAGTCGAGGGTTGTGCTTGGTTCCAATTTCAAGTACATTCCCTGTTGCTAATGAGACCACGGCTGACTTTTGGACTCCGACATTTGGAGCAACGTCTTTCAGGTGA
- the LOC133729795 gene encoding transcription factor bHLH112-like isoform X2, which translates to MAEEYQGGICGGNWWSSASRHALVATSPCAVGFNDHMGSFGCPNDVDMIKSRSTCGGFGLNSSSSALPSDLNQALLLRSSSGRGESNFHNSMLQEEMGSFKQPMNNQDFPLDQSSSSSGFPITSSPANNSYGGGFPSQLLQSLYDPEEVVVPQPQLQSLFNNGSSSMSYSSAESYGTLGSNDLLSSPTSSTTCWPRYSPSCLRPSLQPRQQQQQQPRGGSGSGGGGGLHFSNINTPFWNAPAAALNHDIRSTGLFPSLSQSQYTAPTAAIYDEHKPITSGNFTKPTTNEDVQDSSSSTVKKSGSSFCSSTEPVFKRARIETPSPLPTFKVRKEKLGDRITALQQLVSPFGKTDTASVLHEAIEYIKFLHDQVGVLSTPYMKNGAPMQHQQGCDKLKEAEQEGKHDLKSRGLCLVPISSTFPVANETTADFWTPTFGATSFR; encoded by the exons ATGGCAGAGGAGTATCAGGGCGGGATTTGCGGTGGCAACTGGTGGAGCAGTGCATCGAGACATGCGCTCGTGGCGACGTCGCCGTGTGCTGTAGGTTTCAATGATCATATGGGAAGCTTTGGCTGCCCGAACGACGTGGACATGATCAAGTCAAGGTCTACTTGCGGCG GTTTTGGTCTTAATTCATCGTCTTCCGCACTGCCCTCAGATTTGAACCAAGCGTTGCTCCT TCGCAGTAGTAGTGGAAGAGGTGAGAGCAATTTTCATAATTCCATGCTCCAAGAAGAAATGGGTTCTTTCAAGCAGCCTATGAATAATCAAGATTTTCCATTAGACCAAAGCAGCTCCTCCTCTGGGTTTCCGATAACCTCATCGCCAGCTAATAATTCTTACGGTGGGGGCTTCCCTTCACAATTGTTGCAAAGTTTGTATGATCCGGAAGAAGTAGTTGTACCCCAACCACAGCTACAATCACTATTCAACAACGGCTCGTCATCCATGAGTTATTCTTCAGCTGAAAGTTATGGCACACTTGGTTCCAATGATTTATTATCATCACCAACTTCTAGTACTACCTGTTGGCCTAGATACTCTCCCAGCTGCCTAAGACCTTCCCTGCAGCCaaggcaacaacaacaacaacaacccagAGGCGGCAGTGGcagtggcggtggcggtggatTGCACTTTTCGAATATTAATACACCCTTCTGGAATGCTCCCGCGGCCGCTCTAAACCATGACATACGATCAACTGGTCTTTTTCCCTCATTGTCACAGTCACAATATACAGCACCTACTGCAGCAATATATGATGAACATAAACCCATTACTTCCGGTAACTTCACTAAG CCCACTACTAATGAAGATGTTCAGGACTCGAGCTCCAGTACAGTCAAGAAGAGCGGCAGCAGCTTCTGTAGTAGTACTGAACCAGTATTCAAAAGAGCTCGGATTGAAACACCTTCACCATTACCGACTTTTAAG GTTCGGAAAGAGAAGCTAGGGGACCGGATCACAGCTCTCCAGCAACTGGTTTCGCCTTTCGGAAAG aCTGATACAGCTTCTGTCCTCCACGAAGCTATTGAGTACATCAAATTCCTCCACGATCAAGTCGGT GTTTTAAGTACTCCATATATGAAAAATGGAGCTCCCATGCAACACCAACAG GGTTGTGATAAATTGAAGGAGGCAGAACAAGAAGGAAAGCACGATCTAAAAAGTCGAGGGTTGTGCTTGGTTCCAATTTCAAGTACATTCCCTGTTGCTAATGAGACCACGGCTGACTTTTGGACTCCGACATTTGGAGCAACGTCTTTCAGGTGA
- the LOC133733485 gene encoding uncharacterized protein At5g39570: MAYYSSSYYQTGHDDHGEYYLTSYAHNPDDSAPISYSSYEDPSFQNLLEYQYPNPTPYYHANYHSASVYSNPISIQYDPPKFYEQSYETGVTQFLISYSVSPEFNDPEIDDYDDYDPTPYGAGYNIDSQYGKPLPPSNETCYPRGGSSSPLDLKPPNLNGAIVPVSVGGNEPIADDEQAAKPIKEISQPTKEEEPRQVLAIENGDDTKSQGKTNQGEVYNSGSVSGRGLYDRVPSGYGLEAMDMCESLFGYWPCLARDLRRSNCEPGNDLRYSCEGRYENSWKGAADYLFGSSNPYGGERTTYYEYEDYRG, encoded by the coding sequence ATGGCCTACTACAGCTCCAGCTACTATCAAACTGGTCATGATGATCATGGTGAGTATTACTTAACCTCTTATGCTCATAACCCTGATGATTCTGCTCCAATTTCTTATTCTAGCTATGAAGATCCCAGCTTTCAGAACTTGCTTGAATATCAATATCCAAACCCAACTCCATATTATCATGCCAATTACCACTCTGCCTCTGTTTACAGCAACCCCATTTCGATTCAATATGACCCCCCAAAATTCTATGAACAGAGTTATGAGACTGGTGTGACTCAGTTTCTGATATCCTACTCTGTTTCCCCTGAGTTTAATGACCCTGAAATTGATGATTATGATGATTATGATCCAACACCTTACGGTGCTGGATACAACATTGATTCACAGTATGGTAAACCCCTTCCACCTTCAAATGAAACTTGTTATCCTCGCGGCGGTTCGTCCTCTCCTCTTGATCTAAAACCCCCAAATCTCAATGGCGCCATTGTTCCAGTTAGTGTTGGTGGTAATGAACCAATTGCTGATGATGAGCAagcagcaaaacccatcaaggaAATTAGCCAACCTACTAAGGAAGAAGAGCCAAGGCAGGTACTTGCAATTGAGAATGGGGATGACACTAAAAGCCAGGGAAAGACTAATCAAGGTGAGGTATACAATTCTGGGTCTGTAAGTGGGAGAGGGTTATATGATCGAGTGCCTAGTGGGTATGGATTGGAAGCCATGGACATGTGTGAGAGTCTATTTGGGTACTGGCCTTGTCTGGCTCGTGATTTGAGGAGATCGAATTGCGAGCCAGGCAATGACCTGCGATATTCTTGTGAAGGAAGGTATGAAAATTCATGGAAAGGAGCTGCAGATTATCTATTTGGGAGCTCAAATCCATATGGGGGAGAAAGAACCACTTATTATGAGTATGAAGACTACCGAGGATAA
- the LOC133729797 gene encoding uncharacterized protein LOC133729797, with amino-acid sequence MSLTPVSLFTLSLLLLLLHLPSTVTSSLHNLLQSQGLPGGLFPNNVKSYNLDPMGRLEVQLDSSCMAKFENRVYFDNTVRANLSFGVLKGLEGLIQEELFLWLPVKGISVSDPSSGLILFDIGVAHKQLSLSLFEDPPLCNPQGVSLKEDVVKNTGFEAQR; translated from the exons ATGTCTCTGACACCCGTATCtctcttcactctctctctcctcctcctcctccttcatcTTCCTTCCACAGTCACCTCATCTCTCCACAACCTCCTCCAGAGCCAAGGCCTCCCCGGCGGCCTCTTCCCCAACAACGTCAAGTCCTACAATCTCGACCCGATGGGCCGCCTCGAGGTCCAGCTGGACTCTTCTTGCATGGCCAAGTTCGAGAACCGGGTCTACTTCGACAACACAGTCAGAGCCAATCTCAGCTTTGGTGTACTTAAAGGCTTGGAGGGTCTGATTCAAGAAGAGCTGTTTCTGTGGTTACCAGTCAAAGGAATCTCAGTTAGTGATCCATCATCTggtttgattttgtttgataTTGGTGTTGCCCATAAGcagctttctctttctctctttgaaGACCCTCCTCTTTGTAACCCTCAAG GGGTTTCACTGAAGGAGGATGTGGTGAAGAACACTGGATTTGAGGCGCAAAGATGA
- the LOC133731424 gene encoding small ribosomal subunit protein mS79 (rPPR3b)-like: protein MVEKNVVPDIRSYNAKLLGLALEKRSEEGAQLLQCRDKGFVNEGNLDEAKRWYGEIEKSSCALDKWTFETLVLFVCEMGDVEYAFELCKDIFQRRRLVGAALLQPVVDGLVKASMIEEANELVNLRNTNS from the exons ATGGTGGAGAAGAATGTTGTTCCTGATATTAGGAGCTACAATGCTAAGTTGCTGGGATTGGCTTTGGAGAAGAGGAGTGAAGAAGGGGCTCAATTA CTTCAATGCCGTGATAAGGGATTTGTGAATGAGGGGAACTTGGATGAAGCTAAGCGGTGGTATGGTGAAATAGAGAAGAGTAGTTGTGCTCTGGATAAATGGACTTTTGAGACGCTTGTTCTCTTCGTTTGTGAGATGGGTGATGTGGAGTATGCTTTTGAGCTCTGCAAGGACATTTTCCAAAGGCGCCGCCTTGTGGGTGCAGCATTGTTGCAGCCTGTGGTGGATGGTCTGGTCAAGGCCTCCATGATTGAGGAGGCAAATGAACTAGTCAACCTTAGGAACACTAATTCCTAA
- the LOC133729801 gene encoding (3S,6E)-nerolidol synthase 1: protein MASCSRAFLRIFNPQIAPKKISHVSHSNHIQPTPRKQPTSQKWSIAQDLSLLSSSSTPIELINYETKHTKTMDDIFVQHSQKLELFRHVLRNVAELDALEGLNVIDAVQRLGIDYHFQQEIDEILHKQMNIVSAHDDLHEVALRFRLLRQQGYFVLDDVFNNFKESNGMFKKALGEDIKGLMSLYEASQLGTEGEDTLFEAGKFSGHLLKTSLSHLDHHQARIVGNTLENPHHKTLASFMARKFFVTSQGTNTWLNLLKEVAKTDFSMVQSLHQNEIVQISKWWKELGLAKELKFARDQPLKWYIWAMACLTDPKLSEERVELTKPISFIYLIDDIFDVNGTLDELILFTEAVNRWDITAIDHLPDYMKICLKALDDITNEFSYKVYKRHGWNPLQYLKKMWASLCNAFLVEAKWFASGKLPKSEEYLKNGIVSSGVIVIVVHFLFLLGQNITKQNVEVLNDTPAIISSTATILRLWDDLGSAKDENQDGNDGSYVRCYLEQHQGCSIEEAREKTVNMISDEWKKLNRELLSPNPFPATFTSASLNLARMVPLMYNYDGNQCLPSLKEYMKSMLYETVSM, encoded by the exons ATGGCATCGTGTTCTCGGGCCTTCTTGAGAATCTTCAATCCTCAAATTGCTCCCAAAAAAATCTCGCATGTTAGCCACTCTAACCACATACAGCCTACACCTAGAAAGCAGCCTACTTCTCAAAAATGGAGCATTGCCCAAGATCTTAGCTTGCTTTCCAGTTCTAGTACTCCCATAGAACTGATTAACTACGAAACTAAGCATACTAAAACTATG GATGACATTTTTGTTCAACATTCTCAAAAGCTGGAGTTATTCAGGCATGTACTGAGAAATGTAGCAGAGCTAGATGCCCTTGAAGGTTTGAATGTGATCGATGCTGTTCAACGGCTAGGCATCGATTACCACTTTCAACAAGAAATCGATGAAATTCTTCACAAGCAGATGAATATAGTGTCTGCCCATGATGATCTTCATGAGGTTGCACTTCGCTTTCGACTACTGAGACAACAGGGTTACTTCGTGCTTGATG ATGTGTTTAACAACTTCAAGGAAAGCAATGGGATGTTCAAGAAAGCTTTGGGTGAAGACATCAAGGGATTGATGAGCTTATATGAAGCTTCACAGCTAGGTACAGAAGGAGAAGATACACTTTTTGAAGCTGGAAAATTTAGTGGCCATCTGCTAAAGACCTCTTTGTCACATCTTGATCATCATCAAGCCAGAATTGTGGGCAATACATTGGAGAATCCTCATCACAAAACCTTGGCCTCATTCATGGCCAGGAAGTTTTTTGTTACTTCTCAAGGCACCAATACATGGTtaaatttgctaaaagaagtaGCAAAAACAGATTTCAGTATGGTCCAGTCCCTGCACCAGAATGAAATAGTTCAAATCTCCAA ATGGTGGAAGGAGCTAGGATTGGCTAAGGAACTGAAGTTTGCGAGAGACCAACCACTGAAATGGTACATTTGGGCCATGGCATGCCTAACAGATCCAAAGTTATCAGAGGAGAGGGTTGAGCTCACAAAACCCATCTCATTTATCTATTTGATAGATGACATTTTTGATGTTAATGGAACCCTTGATGAACTCATTCTCTTCACAGAAGCTGTTAATAG ATGGGATATTACTGCTATAGACCACTTACCAGACTACATGAAGATATGCCTCAAGGCTCTCGATGATATAACCAACGAATTCAGCTACAAGGTCTATAAGAGGCATGGATGGAACCCCTTGCAATATTTGAAAAAGATG TGGGCGAGTCTTTGCAATGCATTTTTGGTGGAAGCAAAATGGTTCGCATCTGGGAAGCTGCCGAAGTCAGAAGAGTACCTGAAGAATGGCATTGTTTCTTCTGGGGTAATTGTGATTGTAGTccactttctttttctcttgggTCAAAACATAACCAAACAGAATGTGGAGGTTTTGAATGACACTCCAGCTATTATATCGTCCACAGCAACAATTCTTCGACTTTGGGACGACTTGGGAAGTGCAAAGGATGAGAACCAGGATGGGAATGATGGGTCGTATGTAAGGTGCTACTTAGAGCAACATCAAGGTTGTTCCATTGAGGAGGCACGAGAAAAGACTGTTAATATGATTTCAGATGAATGGAAGAAACTGAACAGAGAATTGCTCTCTCCTAATCCATTTCCAGCAACATTCACTTCAGCTTCCCTTAATCTCGCAAGAATGGTCCCCCTGATGTATAACTATGATGGCAACCAATGCCTTCCATCTCTTAAAGAGTATATGAAATCAATGTTGTATGAGACTGTATCAATGTAA